In Anaerolineales bacterium, a single genomic region encodes these proteins:
- a CDS encoding response regulator transcription factor, with amino-acid sequence MNPAGRIRVLLADDHAVLRDGIRALLEDEADIQVVGEAQDGRMAVEQARRLTPDVVIMDIGMPLLNGLEATRQIKRDNPQTRVLILTMHENPEYVPQVLSAGGSGYVLKQAAGKELVLAIRAVARGEAHFSPSVARTLADLYLRSLEAEAVHDPYDDLTPREREVLQLIAEGFSNRKIAEMLNLSVKTVKTHRLHLMQKLDLHDRAELVRYAFQKGIITA; translated from the coding sequence ATGAACCCGGCTGGGCGGATCCGGGTCCTGTTGGCGGATGACCACGCCGTGTTGCGGGACGGGATCCGTGCCCTGCTGGAGGACGAGGCGGATATCCAGGTGGTAGGCGAGGCGCAGGACGGGCGGATGGCAGTCGAACAGGCCCGCCGCCTCACCCCGGACGTGGTGATCATGGACATCGGGATGCCGCTGCTGAACGGCCTGGAGGCGACGCGGCAGATCAAACGTGACAACCCCCAGACTCGGGTCCTGATCCTGACGATGCATGAGAACCCCGAGTACGTGCCTCAGGTCCTATCGGCGGGCGGATCCGGCTACGTGCTCAAGCAAGCGGCGGGTAAAGAGCTGGTCCTGGCCATCCGAGCCGTGGCGCGCGGGGAAGCCCATTTCTCCCCCAGCGTCGCCCGGACGCTGGCCGACCTGTACCTGCGAAGCCTCGAGGCTGAGGCAGTTCACGATCCCTATGATGACCTGACGCCTCGCGAACGCGAGGTCTTGCAGCTGATCGCCGAGGGGTTCTCGAACCGCAAGATCGCCGAGATGCTGAACCTGAGTGTCAAGACCGTCAAGACCCATCGCTTGCATCTGATGCAGAAGCTGGATCTGCACGACCGGGCGGAGCTGGTCCGCTATGCCTTTCAGAAGGGGATCATTACCGCCTGA